The Skermanella rosea DNA segment CCGCGCCGAGGCCCGGATGCCCAAGGACGGCCGTGGCGCCGATGCCACCGCCGCTCGTCACGCCGGTGGACACGAGGCTCAGGCGCACGTAGCGCTTGCCGCCCGTGTAGGCGATCTTCTTGGTCTTGTTGTCGTCGGCCGCGACGAAGGCGACCGATGCCTCAGTCACGCTGAGGAAGGTGTCGGCCACGGCAGCGGCGTCCGACTGGTTGGAGGCGTCGGCATCCTCGATCAGCGGGGTATAGGTGCCGTCGGTGATGGTGTCCGACTGGATGGAGAAGAACACGCTTCCAAAGCCCTGGGTGTCGATCCAGGTGCCGTTCGTCGTGGTGTTCGACGTGATGGAAGCACGGTTGAGGGCGGGAGTGACCTTGACGTCACTCGCCATTTCACGATTAGCCATGGGTAGGTTCCTTTCTGGAATTGGTTGAGCCAAGTGGCGGGCCGCCTTTCGACGGCCCGTTCACTCAGTCGGGAGGGGGAAGTGGTTACGCGGCCAGCTTCTGGAGCTTCACGGCCTCGAAGTTGGTCACATCGCCGCCGACGCGCTTCGTCACGTACATGATGACGAAGCCCTTGGCGGTGAGGGGATCGCGCAGGATCCGCACGCCGATGCGGTCAACGACGGTGTAGGCGCGGCGGAAGTCGCCGTAAGCCAGTGCCAGCGCATCGTTGGCGATGACGGGCATGTCATCGGCGAAGCTGACCGGCTTGCCCATGATGCCCGTCTCAAGGCCCACGTTCTTGTCGTAGACCATGTTGAAGATCGGACGACCCTCAAGGTCCTTCAACTTCATCAGGCCGCCGAACGAGCGGCGCTTCACCATGAAGCGGGCGTTGGCCTGGTAGTCTTCCTTCAGGCTGTTCTGCAGGTCGACCAGACCGTCATAGGTGTAGGCACCGTTGGAGCCCGACTTGATCTGCTCGATCGCGCCCTGCTCGAACACGCCGGCGCTGGCGTAGTTCGGGTAGGTGAGCAGACCGCGCGGCTTCTCGTTGCCGTCGCCACTGACGAAACCGGTGTTCTCGGCGCGGGACAGCGCGGCGGTCACCTCGTCGAGCAGCCAGGCCTCGATGTCGATATCGGCGTCATCGATCATCTTCTGCGTCAGAACAGGCTCTGCGTACTGCTCATGGGCGCCGATGCGCTGCTTGCCGAACTTCGGCGTTGCGGTTGCGGGACGGCTCGCCTTCTCGACGACCCAGCCACCGGTGGCGGCCACGTCGTTGTAGGTCGGGAACTCGATCGCGTCCTTGCCGATCTGGCGCACCGTGGCGAGCTCGCGGATGGGCGAGGTCTCGATGATGCGCGAGCGCAGCAGGGTGTCGAACACGGGCATGACCAGGTAGCCGCCGTCGGGCTGGCTGTTGACCGAAAGGTCCTTGTACTCGGCGGAACCACCGAGGAAGTCGTTCATGTAGGTCTGCGAGGGCACGTCCTTGCGGGCGAAGGCGTTCATGGCCTTGTTCCAAGCCTTCTTCTCCTCCTCCGCGTCCGAGCCTTTGGTGCCGCCCAGAGCCTGACGCTCAACGGCCGCCTTCAGCTCGACCAGCTCCTTCGCCGTGGCGGTGCCGCTGTCGACGGCTTCCTTCAGCTTGGCTTCCAGACCGGCGACGAATTCGGCGTGGGCCTTTTCGGACGCTTGGAACTGGCGGCCCAGCTGCTGGCTTTCCTCGGCGGTCTTGGTGGCCGTCTCGATCATGGCGTTGATCTTGGCCTCGTCGAGGGCATCGGTCTTCTTCTTGACGCCTTCAAGCATCGATTTCAGCTCGGTGGCCGCTTTCATGGCCTCCTGAGCCTGTTGGAGCACCTGCTCCTGATTAAGTTCAGGCATTATGAATATCCTTCAATGAATTGGTTAAAGTCTTCAGTTGTTCGAGAATGGGCGTCAGGTCTTCAGCATCCCGCTGATCCAGAGCCTTGAATCCGCCCGCAGCGACTGCTTTCGCTTGCTGGCGGCTGAGTCCTGCATCCCGCAGGATTTCTTCGAGTTCGCGGATCGTCTTCGGCGCTTCCTTGACGCCGGTGATCAACGCGTTGCTGTTGGCCGGGAAGGTGACGAGGCTCACCTCGTACAGCTCGATGCCCTTCAGGGTGCGCGTGCCCTTCTTCTCGTCGTAATCGGCGCTGGTGCAGGAGAAGCCGATCGACATGCTGTCGAGCGCGCCCGAGCGGGCCTCCTCGTAGGCGTCGCGGCCCAGCGTGGTGTTGATGAAGTGGCCCTTGAGGTAGAGGCCCTTGCCGTCCTCCTTGGCCTCGTCCCAGACGCCCGCGATCCGGTGCGGGTGGTGCTGGTAGAGCATCTTCGGCATGCGGGTCTTCAGGCTTTCCTTGAAGGCGCCCTTGGCCACGACATCGCCGTAGGCGTCCGGATCGCCGCCGAAGGTGGAGCCGTAGCCTTCGACAAGCATCTGGCCAGCGTCGTCCTGCTTCGTTTCGAATTCGAAGGCGAACGTCTTAATTTCATGGGTCATTTGATAAGTCCTTTTTTGGAAATGACTTGCGTTTTATTCAGTCGGTGCTTCGCGCATCACGAGGGTGCAGCGGCAGTTCACCGTGTTGTGCGCGGATCCGGCCGGGTCGCCGGGGCGATCCATCAGCTCGCCGCCCACCCTGAACTTCTCGTTCAGCGGTATGGCCGGGTGCCGCGCCATGGCGGCGTGGGCGTCGCGGGTGCGGCTGTCGAGGGTCGGCAGCCAGACCTTCACGAGCTGGAGCCCGTATTCCTGTTCCGCCCGCCGGGCCGTCTCGGCCTGCGCGAACAGCGCGGCCTGGTGCGTCTCGGTGCGGGCGATGGTGGCGGCCCGCCATGCGGACAGCGCCGACACCTTGCGGATGCGCCGGGCTATGGCCTCGGTGCCTTCGCCGGCGACGACGCCGGCCGTGACGGCCTTCAGCACGTCGCCCTGCGCGGTCTCGGCGATCGCCTGGACATGGGCCATGCCGTATTCGGCCAGCCAGCGGTCGATCAGCGCGGTGAAGAACCCGTCGTCGATCGCCTTCTCGGCCAGCCCGCGGATGTCCTCGCGCGTCAGGCGACCGAACAGCGGGATGATCAGCTTGGCCTGTGCGGCGAACAGCAGGCGCAGCGTGATGCGGAACACCATCGCCTCGGCGTCGAAGCTCCGCACGCCCTGGAACTCGAACGCCTCGGCGCACTGCTCCACGAAGGCGGTGCGGGCATTCTTGATCGCCCGGGCGAGGCCGATCTCAGAGCGGACCAGCAGCGCCTCGTTGCGGACCTGCTGTTCGCTATGCGCCTTGTTCAGGCTCTTCTTCGTCTTCACCGGAAGGCAGTGTTTCGGGTTCGCTGAGGTCGGCGCCCACCATGTCGAGCGGAACCTGTCCGGTCTTGACCAGCACGAGGTTTCCTTCCTCGCCCAGCTCATCGAAGCCGACCATCACGCGCTTCTCGTTGATGGTCAGGAACTCAGCGTCCTTGGCGCGCTTGAACATCAGCTCGCGCCGGGGCTCGAGCGCCCGGATCGAATCCTCGTCGTAGGAGAGGGTCAGATCCTCGCCGAACTGGGGCACCAGCCAGGCGTTGAGGTATTCCAGCACGCTGTCCAGCTCGGGCAGCACCGTGTTCTCCCAGAAGGAGAGCTGCGCCTGCTCGAAGTTGGCGAAAGTGGAATCGCCGGGGATGCCGAGCATCTGGGGCGGCACGTCATGGGTCAGCGCGATGATCCGCGCGTTAGCCCACAGGCCCTCGATGTGGTCCATGTCCTTTGGGTTGAGGGACATCTCCTTCCAGTCGAGGCCGCCTTCCAGCAGCATCGGGCGGCCCGCGTTTCGCGACCCGCTGTACTGCTCGTCGATCTCGCCCTTGAGCCGCTGGAACTGCTCCTCAGAGAGGGTGCCCTGGCCGTCCTTGCCGTTCATCACGACAGCACCCGACGGGCGGGCGCCGTTGTCGAGCAGGGCCTTGTTCCAGGCCTGCGCCTTGTTGAACGTGTCGACCGAGAAGGCGGAAGCCTCCATCGGCGAGAGACCGTACCAGTCCGACAGCGGATGGAAGGTCTTGAGGTGCAGGACGTCCGACCGGCCGGTGATCTGATCCACCGGGTAATCGCGCTCGATGTCGCCACTGCGGTAGCGGTATGCCTTCGGCAGGGCATCACCGCCGATGACGGTGACCCGCTCGGGCCTCAGCAGCCAAAGCTCGGTCGGCGGCTTCTTGGCGCTCGTGACGGGCGTCGGGCGGACCACATAGGCGTTGCCGGCGATGCGACGGAAGCCGATCAGCGCCTCGAAGAACAGCGGGCCGGGGGTGGCCGGGTTCGGGCGGCGCAGGAGATCGAGGAGCGGATGCCTTTCGATGATCTCCACCTTGCCGTCCTTGCCGGTGCGCTCCAGCTGCAGGCGGACGCTTGCGGCGCTCTTCGCGACCTTGGTCACGCAGGCGAAGGCGATGGCGTTCTGGATATAGGCTTCGCGGGCGAAGCTCTCCGGGTTGCGCTCGAACCATGCCGGATGCAGGTTGCCGTAGTTCGGGTAGAGCGCGGTGCGCTTTGGTGCGGCAGCCTTGGTATCGGCGTCGCGTTTACGGTTAAAGGGCCACATGTGTGTTCGGTCTCTCCGGCGCTACAGCGCCCGGACACGGGGGCCAGCACTCTGTGTTTTGGTTCTGATCCACTTCAGGAACTGCGAGGTGCTGTCCACGCGGTCGTCGTGTGTCGCGTTGGGGAACACGGTGAGTTCCTGTTCATAATCGAGCAGCCACGGCGCCGATTCCGGAAGGCTGACCAAGCCGCTCTCGACCTGCGCCGCCTGGGCGCGGGCGCGGGTTTCCTTGTCGGCTTCGGGCTCGATGGCGATGACAGGAAGCTTGCTCCCGTCGATCTTGAGGTCCTGTATCAGGGCCATGCCGCTCGCCTTGTCCTCGATCAGGACGGAAGTGGCATCCCATTTCAGGGCGTTGCTGATGACGGTGCGCTTCAGCTCCGGGTATTCCATCCGCTTGCAGAACACGTCGAGCAGGTGATAGCCCGTCCTCGTGACGCCCCATGTCGTGCAGCAGCTCGGATCGTTGTGCTCGGCCTTCTTGCTGGCGGTGTCCCAGCTCTGCACGATCATGTCGTAGTGATCGAGGCGGCGGCCGTAGCGGTGGCCATCGAGCCAAGCGAGCTGGAATATCCCGCCTTCGGCCGGCGTCGGCTCCTGCTGGTACTGGCTGGCGAAGGTGTACCGGTCGGCCGTTTTCATGGCCACCAGCTCCTCCGCCGTGTGCATCGTCTCCCAAAGGGCGGTGCCGTCTTCCTGCAGCGCCTTGATCTTGAGGTGGGCGAAGGGCATGCCGAGATGGCCGCCCAATGCGTAGCCGCTCGGGTCCATCTCATGCAGGCGCTGCATGACCAGCACGATAGGGGTGTGCCGGTTGTTCCGTCGGCTTTTCAGCGTCCCGGAGAAACGCCGGTTGATCTTGTCGCGCTTCGTCTTGCTGTCGGCGTCATCCGGCTTCAGCGGGTCATCCGAGATGATCGCCCCGGCAAAGAGCTGCCCCGGCTCATAGTCCAGCAGGCCCGCCCCGAAACCCGTGATAGGACCGCCGGCGGCGCCAGCTTTCAGGCCGCCGCCTTCCGTGGTCTTCCATAGCTTCTTGGCGTCCACGCTCTCCGCGATCTTCACCGGCCAGAGCCGCTGGAACTGCGGGCTGGTGATGATCTCCTTGGCCTCGTTGCTGTTATCGAGGGCCAGTTCGTCCGAGTAGCTGACGTGGATGAACTTCGCCTTGGGGTTCCGCGCGAACGTCTGCGCGATCCACATCTTCACGACGATCTCGGTCTTGCCGTATCGCGGTGGGAGGTTGATCACCAGGTTGGGGTATTCCCCGCTCTCGACCTTCTTCAGCGCATCGACGATGGCGAGATGGTGAGCATTGACCTGAAACTTGCGTCCCTGCAGCTCCTTGAAGAAGTAGCGGGTGAAGAACAGCAGATCGTTCTCACAGCGCCACTTGATGACCTTCAGTCGCTTGATCTCTTCAGGCGACGGATGCTCAGCATTCTTCATCGAGCGCTTGGGAGATGATCTGCGCCTCCCTCGGGCTCAGGTCTATCGTGCTGTGCTCGATGGGTCCGCCTTCAGGGCCGCTGTGTTCGATGGCCTTGCGCTTGGCGTGCTTGTACTGCGCCAGCTCGACCGCGGCCTTCATGCGCTGCTCGAAGGTGAAGCTGGGCAGCTCGATCAGCGAGCCGTCGAGGGTGACGATCTTCGGCCTGATCCGGCTGACATCGTCGTTGATCACATCGGCCAGGAACTCGAGCGGGTCGATCTGGGTGATGACGTCGACG contains these protein-coding regions:
- a CDS encoding phage portal protein, which codes for MWPFNRKRDADTKAAAPKRTALYPNYGNLHPAWFERNPESFAREAYIQNAIAFACVTKVAKSAASVRLQLERTGKDGKVEIIERHPLLDLLRRPNPATPGPLFFEALIGFRRIAGNAYVVRPTPVTSAKKPPTELWLLRPERVTVIGGDALPKAYRYRSGDIERDYPVDQITGRSDVLHLKTFHPLSDWYGLSPMEASAFSVDTFNKAQAWNKALLDNGARPSGAVVMNGKDGQGTLSEEQFQRLKGEIDEQYSGSRNAGRPMLLEGGLDWKEMSLNPKDMDHIEGLWANARIIALTHDVPPQMLGIPGDSTFANFEQAQLSFWENTVLPELDSVLEYLNAWLVPQFGEDLTLSYDEDSIRALEPRRELMFKRAKDAEFLTINEKRVMVGFDELGEEGNLVLVKTGQVPLDMVGADLSEPETLPSGEDEEEPEQGA
- a CDS encoding phage major capsid protein, translating into MKAATELKSMLEGVKKKTDALDEAKINAMIETATKTAEESQQLGRQFQASEKAHAEFVAGLEAKLKEAVDSGTATAKELVELKAAVERQALGGTKGSDAEEEKKAWNKAMNAFARKDVPSQTYMNDFLGGSAEYKDLSVNSQPDGGYLVMPVFDTLLRSRIIETSPIRELATVRQIGKDAIEFPTYNDVAATGGWVVEKASRPATATPKFGKQRIGAHEQYAEPVLTQKMIDDADIDIEAWLLDEVTAALSRAENTGFVSGDGNEKPRGLLTYPNYASAGVFEQGAIEQIKSGSNGAYTYDGLVDLQNSLKEDYQANARFMVKRRSFGGLMKLKDLEGRPIFNMVYDKNVGLETGIMGKPVSFADDMPVIANDALALAYGDFRRAYTVVDRIGVRILRDPLTAKGFVIMYVTKRVGGDVTNFEAVKLQKLAA
- the terL gene encoding phage terminase large subunit, translating into MKNAEHPSPEEIKRLKVIKWRCENDLLFFTRYFFKELQGRKFQVNAHHLAIVDALKKVESGEYPNLVINLPPRYGKTEIVVKMWIAQTFARNPKAKFIHVSYSDELALDNSNEAKEIITSPQFQRLWPVKIAESVDAKKLWKTTEGGGLKAGAAGGPITGFGAGLLDYEPGQLFAGAIISDDPLKPDDADSKTKRDKINRRFSGTLKSRRNNRHTPIVLVMQRLHEMDPSGYALGGHLGMPFAHLKIKALQEDGTALWETMHTAEELVAMKTADRYTFASQYQQEPTPAEGGIFQLAWLDGHRYGRRLDHYDMIVQSWDTASKKAEHNDPSCCTTWGVTRTGYHLLDVFCKRMEYPELKRTVISNALKWDATSVLIEDKASGMALIQDLKIDGSKLPVIAIEPEADKETRARAQAAQVESGLVSLPESAPWLLDYEQELTVFPNATHDDRVDSTSQFLKWIRTKTQSAGPRVRAL
- a CDS encoding phage minor head protein, with the protein product MKTKKSLNKAHSEQQVRNEALLVRSEIGLARAIKNARTAFVEQCAEAFEFQGVRSFDAEAMVFRITLRLLFAAQAKLIIPLFGRLTREDIRGLAEKAIDDGFFTALIDRWLAEYGMAHVQAIAETAQGDVLKAVTAGVVAGEGTEAIARRIRKVSALSAWRAATIARTETHQAALFAQAETARRAEQEYGLQLVKVWLPTLDSRTRDAHAAMARHPAIPLNEKFRVGGELMDRPGDPAGSAHNTVNCRCTLVMREAPTE
- a CDS encoding HK97 family phage prohead protease; the protein is MTHEIKTFAFEFETKQDDAGQMLVEGYGSTFGGDPDAYGDVVAKGAFKESLKTRMPKMLYQHHPHRIAGVWDEAKEDGKGLYLKGHFINTTLGRDAYEEARSGALDSMSIGFSCTSADYDEKKGTRTLKGIELYEVSLVTFPANSNALITGVKEAPKTIRELEEILRDAGLSRQQAKAVAAGGFKALDQRDAEDLTPILEQLKTLTNSLKDIHNA